One window of Hymenobacter sp. BRD128 genomic DNA carries:
- a CDS encoding MFS transporter, with protein MSQITISNTLPQTTADPAMRGRVISFYVLAYTGMVPLGSLLVGVAAQHIGVQNTVLVQGVLALGLGALHWRSLHQQPMVRTELPAQANSTQGLALSS; from the coding sequence ATGTCGCAAATCACCATCAGCAACACCCTGCCGCAAACCACCGCCGACCCCGCCATGCGCGGGCGGGTCATCAGCTTCTACGTGCTGGCCTACACGGGCATGGTGCCCCTAGGTAGCCTGCTGGTGGGGGTAGCGGCCCAGCATATCGGCGTGCAAAATACGGTGTTGGTGCAAGGCGTGCTAGCCCTCGGCCTAGGCGCGCTGCACTGGCGCTCCCTGCATCAGCAGCCGATGGTGCGTACCGAACTGCCCGCCCAGGCCAATTCCACGCAGGGCCTGGCGCTGTCGAGTTAG
- a CDS encoding polysaccharide deacetylase family protein, translating into MRFLTHLALAAPLVLASPAAFAQTTPSSVWNNKQCAVVLTYDDAIDADLDRVVPALDSAKLRGTFYIIGSSPVVAKRLPEWRKAAQRGHELGNHALMHPCDGSLPGRSFVTPDNDLSKYTVSRAVAEIRANNTLLQAIDGKISRTFAYPCGDRQIGGVNFYDQLKADFVAARGVTGGLQTAAQVDLTNVDCYSINGQGAKYMLDLVKQAQQAHTLLVFLFHGVGGGHALNVDLAAHRQLLRYLKTHEKDIYVAPMVEVAEKIRAYQQGLAGRR; encoded by the coding sequence ATGCGCTTCCTTACCCACCTTGCCCTGGCCGCCCCGCTGGTACTGGCTAGCCCCGCCGCCTTTGCCCAAACCACCCCTAGCAGCGTCTGGAATAACAAGCAGTGCGCCGTAGTGCTGACTTACGACGATGCTATTGACGCCGACCTCGACCGCGTAGTGCCGGCCCTCGACTCGGCCAAGCTGCGCGGCACGTTTTATATCATTGGCTCGTCGCCGGTGGTGGCCAAGCGGCTGCCCGAGTGGCGCAAGGCCGCCCAGCGCGGCCACGAGCTTGGTAACCACGCCCTGATGCACCCCTGCGACGGCAGCCTGCCCGGCCGCAGCTTCGTGACGCCCGACAACGACCTGAGCAAGTATACCGTGAGCCGGGCGGTGGCCGAAATCAGGGCTAATAACACGCTGCTGCAAGCCATCGACGGCAAAATAAGCCGCACTTTTGCCTACCCTTGCGGCGATAGGCAGATTGGGGGCGTCAACTTCTACGACCAGCTCAAAGCCGATTTCGTGGCCGCCAGGGGCGTTACGGGCGGCCTGCAAACGGCCGCCCAAGTGGACCTGACCAACGTGGACTGCTACTCCATTAACGGGCAAGGTGCCAAGTACATGCTGGACCTGGTGAAGCAGGCACAGCAGGCGCACACGCTGCTGGTGTTTCTGTTTCACGGCGTAGGCGGCGGGCACGCGCTGAATGTGGACCTGGCCGCGCACCGCCAGCTGCTGCGCTACCTCAAGACGCACGAAAAGGATATTTACGTAGCCCCAATGGTAGAAGTAGCCGAGAAGATTCGTGCCTATCAGCAGGGGCTAGCGGGGCGCCGGTAA
- a CDS encoding FdtA/QdtA family cupin domain-containing protein, with protein sequence MTLPYLFTLPDHGAADSGWLTVAEAGSLPFAMQRAYWITEVPASRVRGRHAHHTLEQVLVAVHGRISLTIKAESQEPVQFCLDQPNQALYLPPHCWPEISFGPGAVLLCLASQPYDPADYIHE encoded by the coding sequence ATGACGCTTCCTTATCTTTTTACCCTTCCTGACCACGGCGCGGCCGACAGCGGCTGGCTCACGGTGGCCGAGGCCGGCAGCCTGCCCTTCGCCATGCAGCGGGCCTATTGGATAACGGAAGTGCCGGCCAGCCGGGTGCGCGGCCGCCACGCCCACCACACCCTGGAGCAAGTACTGGTGGCAGTGCACGGGCGCATCAGCCTCACTATCAAGGCCGAAAGCCAGGAGCCAGTGCAGTTTTGCCTCGACCAGCCCAACCAAGCGCTGTACCTGCCCCCGCACTGCTGGCCCGAAATCAGCTTTGGGCCGGGCGCGGTGCTGCTATGCCTGGCCTCGCAGCCCTACGACCCGGCCGACTACATCCACGAGTAG
- a CDS encoding aldo/keto reductase, whose protein sequence is MSTITIAPNSAQPLTVNRLGYGTMRLTGPQIWGEPADRPQALEILKTAVANGVNFLDTADYYGDDVTNRLIFEALHPYSKDLVICTKVGATRRPDASWVPFNTPENLRTSIENNLRTLKQEQVQLVHLRLMGHSTVPLAEQLGAMFEMQKEGKIQHVGLSNVTREELETGLKMGEIATVENMYGYAQRTTLHDAHGETRGGEEVLALCEQHGIPLVPFFSLIHGLPKAGDKLAALARERGVSEAQLNIAWLLHKSPLLLPIPGTSSLAHLRENLAAADIQLSAEDMAYLG, encoded by the coding sequence ATGTCTACCATCACCATTGCCCCCAACTCGGCCCAGCCGCTCACCGTTAATCGCCTCGGCTACGGTACCATGCGCCTCACCGGCCCCCAGATTTGGGGCGAGCCCGCCGACCGCCCGCAGGCACTCGAAATCCTGAAAACGGCCGTGGCCAACGGCGTTAACTTCCTCGACACGGCCGATTATTACGGCGACGACGTGACGAACCGCCTCATTTTTGAGGCACTGCATCCGTATTCGAAAGACCTGGTAATCTGCACCAAGGTGGGCGCCACGCGCCGGCCCGATGCCAGCTGGGTGCCCTTCAACACCCCCGAAAACCTGCGCACCAGCATCGAAAACAACCTGCGCACCCTCAAGCAAGAGCAGGTGCAGCTCGTGCACCTGCGGCTGATGGGCCACAGCACCGTGCCGCTGGCCGAGCAGCTCGGCGCCATGTTTGAGATGCAGAAAGAGGGCAAAATCCAGCACGTGGGCCTCAGCAACGTGACCCGCGAAGAGCTGGAAACCGGCCTGAAGATGGGCGAAATCGCCACCGTTGAGAATATGTACGGCTACGCCCAGCGCACCACCCTGCACGATGCCCACGGCGAAACCCGCGGCGGCGAGGAAGTGCTGGCTTTGTGCGAGCAGCACGGCATTCCGCTGGTGCCGTTCTTTTCGCTTATCCACGGCCTGCCCAAGGCGGGTGATAAGCTAGCCGCGCTGGCCCGCGAGCGCGGCGTATCGGAGGCCCAACTCAACATTGCCTGGCTGCTGCACAAGTCGCCGCTGCTGCTGCCCATCCCGGGCACGTCGTCGCTGGCCCACCTGCGCGAGAACCTGGCGGCGGCCGACATCCAGCTCAGCGCCGAGGACATGGCCTACCTGGGCTAG
- a CDS encoding Uma2 family endonuclease — MNPLFADEPLVLSDPYLGRMSDDEFFNFCQSNRKWRIERNAAHDILLMAPTYTLTGKRNARLLGQLYAWWEEHQEVGEIFDSNAGFTLPNGAVRSPDASWVSASRWQALTPVQQEKFAAVCPEFVVELRSKTDSLKVLLAKLEEYRQNGTRLGWLLSCDDEKTYIFRAGQEGYEMLEGFERELSGEDVLPGLRVDLRKLR; from the coding sequence ATGAATCCGCTTTTTGCTGATGAGCCACTGGTGCTCAGCGACCCCTACCTGGGCCGCATGAGCGACGACGAGTTTTTCAACTTCTGCCAGTCGAACCGCAAGTGGCGCATCGAGCGCAACGCGGCGCACGATATTCTGCTTATGGCCCCTACCTACACCCTTACGGGCAAGCGCAACGCCCGCCTTCTTGGTCAACTCTATGCCTGGTGGGAAGAACATCAAGAAGTGGGCGAAATATTCGACTCCAACGCCGGTTTCACGCTACCTAACGGGGCCGTGCGCTCGCCCGACGCCTCGTGGGTTTCGGCCAGCCGCTGGCAGGCCCTGACGCCCGTGCAGCAGGAAAAATTTGCGGCCGTGTGCCCCGAGTTCGTAGTAGAGCTACGCTCTAAAACCGACTCGCTAAAGGTGCTGCTAGCCAAGCTGGAAGAATATCGCCAGAATGGCACCCGGCTAGGCTGGCTGCTCTCGTGTGATGATGAGAAAACGTATATTTTCCGTGCCGGGCAGGAAGGCTACGAAATGCTGGAAGGCTTTGAGCGCGAGCTCTCGGGCGAGGACGTGCTGCCGGGGCTGCGGGTAGATTTGCGGAAGCTGCGGTAG
- a CDS encoding heme-binding protein, translating into MGLTLKQAQGVLQAAHEKAVAMGVKMNIAVVDAGANLVAFIRMDDAWLGSLDISIKKAKTARFFDMPTGELGKLSQPGGPLFNIEVSNGGLITFPGGIPLMGDGGQVMGAIGVSGSTVEDDHTVAEAGVAGLPHR; encoded by the coding sequence ATGGGTCTTACCCTCAAACAAGCGCAAGGCGTGTTGCAGGCCGCGCACGAAAAAGCCGTGGCTATGGGCGTCAAAATGAATATCGCCGTGGTAGACGCCGGCGCCAACCTGGTCGCCTTCATCCGCATGGACGATGCCTGGCTGGGCTCGCTCGACATTTCCATTAAGAAAGCCAAAACGGCCCGCTTCTTCGATATGCCCACCGGCGAACTCGGCAAGCTGTCGCAGCCCGGCGGCCCGCTCTTCAATATTGAGGTATCTAATGGCGGCCTCATTACCTTCCCCGGCGGCATTCCGCTCATGGGCGACGGCGGCCAGGTGATGGGCGCCATCGGCGTATCGGGCAGCACCGTAGAAGACGACCACACCGTGGCTGAAGCCGGCGTGGCTGGGTTGCCCCACCGCTAG
- a CDS encoding thiol-disulfide oxidoreductase DCC family protein — protein sequence MAASASATILFDGVCTLCNGFVQFVIRHDARGYFRFAALQSELGQALLAAHGQPATAAQVASPDSVILLEGGQLYAHSAAVLRIARQLGGPWRLAAAVGGWLPRRGRDAAYRFVARHRYRWFGRQESCLLPTPALRARFL from the coding sequence ATGGCTGCTTCCGCCTCGGCTACTATTCTGTTCGACGGGGTATGTACCCTCTGCAACGGCTTCGTGCAGTTCGTGATTCGGCACGATGCGCGGGGCTACTTTCGCTTCGCGGCCCTGCAAAGCGAGCTGGGCCAGGCGCTACTGGCGGCCCACGGCCAGCCGGCCACGGCCGCCCAGGTGGCTAGCCCCGATTCGGTTATTTTGCTCGAAGGCGGGCAGTTGTATGCGCACTCGGCAGCGGTGCTGCGCATTGCGCGGCAGCTTGGTGGCCCCTGGCGGCTGGCGGCGGCCGTGGGTGGGTGGCTGCCCCGGCGCGGGCGCGATGCGGCCTACCGCTTCGTAGCCCGCCACCGCTACCGCTGGTTTGGGCGACAGGAAAGCTGCCTGCTACCCACGCCCGCGCTGCGCGCGCGCTTTCTGTAG
- a CDS encoding methylmalonyl-CoA mutase family protein produces the protein MHPAPVAPYKPKNHVRIVTAAALFDGHDAAINIMRRIIQSSGAEVIHLGHNRSVQEIVDCAIQEDAQAIAITSYQGGHNEYFKYMFDLLKERGAGHIKIFGGGGGVILPSEIAELQGYGITRLYSPDDGRSLGLQGMINDLLEKSDFPTGQKLNGEVSHIKEKDARSIGRLISAAENFPEEFERVKGQLVAEFQQQESDSSQLLTPGRTPGAPILGITGTGGAGKSSLVDELVRRFLLDFPEKTLAIISVDPSKRKTGGALLGDRIRMNAINSPRVYMRSLATRQSNLALSRYVQDAVDVVKAADFDLIILETSGIGQSDTEIIEHSDVSLYVMTPEYGAATQLEKIDMLDFADVIALNKFDKRGGLDALRDVRKQYQRNHQRWDSPLDEMPVFGTIASQFNDPGMNRLYRAILTTLEEKTGAQFASHLETSAEQSEKVYIIPPNRTRYLSEIAESNRAYDKRVAEQVSMAEVAGAFAKLEVYYRDEKKSSDSMVGEFAKEKDKALRRLDADAQAILENWEATLQNYRNPEYVYKVRDKEIRVQTHTTSLSGNEIPKVAVPRYLGWGDRLRWAMQENFPGEFPYTAGVFPFKREGEDPTRMFAGEGGPERTNRRFHYVSKGLPAKRLSTAFDSVTLYGEDPDHRPDIYGKIGNAGVSIACLDDAKKLYSGFDLSHPATSVSMTINGPAATLAAFFMNAAIDQNCEKYIHQNGLEAEVDAKIDQIFAAKQQPRPRYQGELPEGNNGLGLLLLGVTGEDVLPADVYQQIKATTLTQVRGTVQADILKEDQAQNTCIFSTEFALRLMGDVQEYFITEKVRNFYSVSISGYHIAEAGANPITQLALTLSNGFTFVEYYVSRGMNVNDFAPNLSFFFSNGIDPEYAVIGRVARRIWAKAMKLKYGANARSQMLKYHIQTSGRSLHAQEIDFNDIRTTLQALYAIYDNCNSLHTNAYDEAITTPTEESVRRAMAIQLIINRELGLAKNENPLQGSFIIEELTDLVEEAVLLEFDRITERGGVLGAMETMYQRGKIQEESLHYEMLKHTGEYPIIGVNTFLSSKGSPTVIPAEVIRATEEEKQYQITMLEALHARNVAATPAALKRLQQIAVQNGNLFAELMETVKTCSLGQITNALFEVGGQYRRNM, from the coding sequence ATGCATCCCGCCCCAGTTGCCCCCTACAAGCCAAAAAACCACGTTCGCATTGTCACGGCCGCCGCGCTGTTTGATGGGCACGACGCGGCCATCAATATCATGCGCCGCATCATTCAGAGCAGCGGCGCCGAGGTTATTCACCTGGGGCACAACCGCTCGGTGCAGGAAATCGTGGACTGCGCTATTCAGGAAGATGCCCAGGCCATTGCCATTACCAGCTACCAGGGCGGGCACAACGAGTACTTCAAGTACATGTTTGACCTGCTGAAGGAGCGCGGCGCAGGCCACATCAAAATCTTCGGTGGCGGCGGCGGCGTGATTCTACCCTCCGAAATCGCGGAGCTGCAAGGCTACGGCATCACCCGCCTCTACTCGCCCGATGACGGCCGCTCGTTGGGCCTGCAAGGCATGATTAACGACTTGTTGGAAAAAAGCGATTTCCCGACGGGCCAGAAGCTGAACGGCGAAGTTAGCCATATAAAGGAGAAGGATGCCCGCAGCATCGGCCGCTTGATTTCGGCGGCCGAGAACTTCCCCGAGGAGTTTGAGCGCGTGAAAGGCCAATTGGTGGCGGAGTTTCAGCAGCAGGAAAGCGACAGTTCGCAGCTGCTGACGCCCGGCAGAACGCCGGGTGCCCCCATCCTGGGCATCACCGGCACGGGCGGCGCGGGCAAGTCGTCGCTGGTCGATGAGTTGGTGCGGCGCTTTTTGCTCGACTTCCCGGAGAAGACCCTGGCCATCATTTCGGTGGACCCCAGCAAGCGCAAAACCGGCGGTGCGCTGCTCGGCGACCGCATCCGGATGAACGCCATCAACTCGCCTAGGGTGTACATGCGCTCGCTGGCCACCCGCCAGAGCAACCTCGCGCTCAGCCGCTACGTGCAGGACGCGGTGGATGTGGTGAAGGCTGCCGACTTCGACCTGATTATTCTGGAAACCAGCGGCATCGGCCAGTCCGACACTGAAATCATCGAGCACTCCGACGTGAGCCTCTACGTGATGACGCCCGAGTACGGCGCGGCCACGCAGCTCGAAAAGATTGACATGCTGGACTTTGCCGATGTCATCGCGCTCAACAAGTTCGACAAGCGCGGCGGCCTCGACGCCCTGCGCGACGTGCGCAAGCAGTACCAGCGCAACCACCAACGCTGGGATTCGCCGCTCGATGAAATGCCAGTGTTTGGCACCATCGCCTCGCAGTTCAACGACCCCGGCATGAACCGGCTCTACCGGGCCATCCTCACTACGCTGGAGGAAAAGACGGGCGCGCAGTTCGCCTCGCACCTCGAAACCAGCGCCGAGCAGTCGGAAAAGGTCTACATCATTCCGCCTAACCGCACGCGCTACCTCTCCGAAATCGCGGAGAGCAACCGCGCCTACGACAAGCGCGTGGCCGAGCAGGTGAGCATGGCCGAAGTGGCCGGTGCGTTTGCCAAGCTAGAAGTGTACTACCGCGACGAGAAAAAGTCGTCGGACAGCATGGTGGGCGAGTTTGCCAAGGAGAAGGACAAGGCCCTGCGCCGCCTCGACGCCGACGCCCAGGCCATTCTGGAAAACTGGGAGGCTACCCTGCAAAACTACCGCAACCCCGAGTACGTGTACAAGGTGCGCGACAAGGAAATCCGGGTGCAGACGCACACTACGTCGCTCTCCGGCAATGAGATACCGAAAGTGGCCGTGCCGCGCTACCTAGGCTGGGGCGACCGCCTGCGCTGGGCCATGCAGGAGAATTTCCCCGGCGAGTTTCCCTACACGGCGGGCGTGTTTCCGTTCAAGCGCGAGGGCGAAGACCCGACCCGCATGTTTGCGGGCGAGGGCGGGCCGGAGCGCACCAACCGGCGCTTCCACTACGTGAGCAAAGGCCTGCCCGCCAAGCGTTTGAGCACGGCTTTCGACTCGGTGACGCTCTACGGCGAAGACCCCGACCACCGGCCCGACATCTACGGCAAAATCGGCAACGCGGGCGTCAGCATCGCCTGCCTCGACGATGCCAAGAAGCTCTACTCAGGCTTCGACCTCTCGCACCCGGCCACCTCGGTGAGCATGACCATTAATGGCCCGGCGGCGACCCTAGCGGCGTTTTTCATGAACGCGGCCATCGACCAGAACTGCGAGAAGTACATCCACCAAAACGGCCTCGAAGCCGAGGTTGATGCCAAAATCGACCAGATTTTTGCTGCCAAGCAGCAGCCCCGCCCCCGCTACCAGGGCGAGCTGCCCGAGGGCAACAACGGCCTGGGGCTGCTGCTGCTCGGCGTGACCGGCGAAGACGTGCTGCCCGCCGACGTGTACCAGCAAATCAAGGCCACGACCCTGACCCAGGTGCGCGGCACCGTGCAGGCCGACATTCTGAAGGAAGACCAGGCCCAGAACACCTGCATTTTCAGCACCGAGTTTGCGCTGCGCCTGATGGGCGACGTGCAGGAGTATTTCATCACCGAGAAGGTGCGTAACTTCTACTCGGTCAGCATCTCGGGCTACCACATTGCCGAGGCGGGGGCCAACCCGATTACGCAGCTGGCACTCACGCTCTCCAATGGCTTCACTTTCGTGGAATACTACGTGAGCCGGGGCATGAACGTCAATGACTTCGCGCCCAACCTCTCGTTCTTCTTCTCCAACGGCATCGACCCCGAGTACGCCGTGATTGGGCGGGTGGCGCGCCGCATCTGGGCCAAGGCCATGAAGCTGAAGTACGGCGCCAACGCCCGCAGCCAGATGCTGAAGTACCACATCCAGACCTCGGGCCGCTCGCTGCACGCCCAGGAAATCGACTTCAACGACATCCGCACCACGTTGCAGGCGCTCTACGCCATCTACGACAACTGCAACTCGTTGCATACCAACGCCTACGACGAGGCCATCACGACCCCCACCGAGGAGAGCGTGCGCCGCGCTATGGCCATTCAGCTCATCATCAACCGCGAGCTGGGGCTAGCCAAAAACGAAAATCCGCTGCAAGGCTCCTTCATCATCGAGGAGCTGACCGACCTGGTCGAGGAAGCGGTGCTGCTCGAATTTGACCGCATCACGGAGCGCGGCGGCGTGCTCGGCGCCATGGAAACCATGTACCAGCGCGGCAAAATCCAGGAGGAAAGCCTGCACTACGAGATGCTGAAACACACCGGCGAATACCCGATTATCGGCGTCAATACCTTCCTCTCGTCCAAGGGCTCGCCCACGGTCATCCCGGCCGAAGTCATCCGCGCCACGGAGGAGGAAAAGCAGTACCAGATTACGATGCTCGAAGCCCTGCACGCCCGCAACGTCGCCGCTACCCCCGCCGCCCTGAAGCGCTTGCAGCAAATCGCCGTGCAGAATGGCAACCTCTTCGCCGAGCTAATGGAAACGGTGAAAACCTGCTCCCTAGGGCAGATTACGAATGCGCTGTTCGAGGTCGGCGGGCAGTACCGGCGCAATATGTAG
- a CDS encoding type II toxin-antitoxin system HigA family antitoxin, whose product MQALPYTVIKTASQYQQYCTRLEELATAADAATRQDELDLLTLLIETWDRTHATLPEADPIELLRSLMAGQGLLAKDLATLLQVSKGTISDILNRRRGLSKDVIRRLASHFQVAQEAFNRPYELAVTAAQLPRATHLMYKGVGVAA is encoded by the coding sequence ATGCAAGCCCTACCCTACACCGTTATCAAAACCGCGTCGCAGTACCAGCAGTATTGCACCCGTCTGGAAGAATTAGCCACAGCCGCTGATGCCGCCACCCGGCAAGACGAGCTAGACCTCCTCACGCTGCTCATCGAAACCTGGGACCGTACGCACGCCACGCTTCCCGAGGCTGACCCCATCGAGTTGCTGCGCTCCCTGATGGCCGGCCAAGGCTTGCTAGCTAAGGATTTAGCAACCCTGCTCCAAGTAAGCAAGGGTACAATTTCAGATATCCTTAATCGGCGGCGCGGGTTATCGAAAGACGTTATTCGCCGCTTGGCTAGTCATTTTCAGGTAGCCCAGGAAGCCTTCAACCGGCCTTACGAACTAGCCGTGACGGCGGCACAGTTGCCGCGCGCAACTCACCTCATGTACAAAGGAGTTGGCGTAGCTGCGTAG
- a CDS encoding OmpA family protein, translated as MKLLFRLYGLPALLLAGPAGAQSLAGVWQGVEDEQDKSHYCPSVLRVQQRAGADLFGVLYQEDGNYPRATVTFQMEGTPTPAGLRLVHARKLSETGRTPLRYWCEGAILFTYDAALEKLTGRADYTPYGECDTGEFTLYRVKLKSAATVPAGALTTLRVSGRNVRWYADADLKQLVASGNSYPTRLTKTTTFYLKQGYFATVESPTVPITIRVSGKAPAGPPLARQPAPTPAPSRPDTLRPVPASPLATVPTPAAAPLPELGPAPVVLPTVLFRVGTAELLPEARPALDQLAAALHARPALRLRVAGHTDRVGESSKNQLLSEQRAEVVKAYLVQAGVAAERLSPVGYGDKRPLYPSPDARNRRVEVQELPPAGG; from the coding sequence ATGAAACTTCTTTTTCGGCTGTATGGGCTGCCCGCGCTGCTGCTGGCCGGCCCCGCGGGGGCCCAATCGCTGGCCGGCGTGTGGCAGGGCGTGGAAGATGAACAAGATAAAAGCCACTACTGCCCCTCGGTGCTGCGCGTGCAGCAGCGCGCGGGCGCCGACCTGTTTGGCGTGCTCTACCAGGAAGATGGCAACTACCCCCGGGCCACGGTTACGTTTCAGATGGAAGGCACGCCTACGCCGGCCGGCCTGCGGCTGGTGCACGCCCGCAAGCTCAGCGAAACCGGGCGCACGCCGCTGCGCTACTGGTGCGAAGGGGCCATCCTCTTTACCTACGATGCCGCCCTGGAAAAGCTGACCGGCCGCGCCGACTACACGCCCTACGGCGAGTGCGACACCGGCGAGTTTACCCTGTATCGCGTCAAGCTGAAATCGGCCGCTACCGTGCCGGCCGGGGCGCTCACTACCCTGCGCGTATCGGGCCGCAACGTGCGCTGGTACGCCGACGCCGACCTGAAGCAGCTCGTCGCTAGCGGCAACAGCTACCCCACGCGCCTGACCAAAACCACCACCTTTTACCTCAAGCAAGGCTACTTCGCCACCGTCGAAAGCCCGACAGTTCCCATCACCATCCGGGTGAGCGGCAAGGCGCCGGCTGGCCCGCCGCTAGCCCGGCAGCCCGCGCCTACCCCGGCCCCCAGCCGCCCCGACACGCTGCGCCCCGTGCCTGCTTCACCCCTAGCCACAGTTCCCACCCCCGCGGCGGCCCCGCTGCCCGAGCTAGGGCCCGCGCCGGTGGTGCTACCCACGGTATTGTTTCGGGTGGGCACCGCCGAGCTGCTGCCCGAAGCCCGGCCGGCGCTCGACCAGCTCGCCGCCGCGCTGCACGCCCGCCCTGCGCTGCGCCTGCGCGTGGCCGGGCACACCGACCGCGTGGGCGAATCCTCTAAAAATCAACTCCTTTCCGAGCAGCGCGCCGAGGTAGTAAAGGCCTACCTGGTGCAAGCGGGCGTGGCCGCCGAGCGCCTCAGCCCCGTCGGCTACGGCGACAAGCGCCCGCTCTATCCCTCGCCCGATGCCCGCAACCGGCGCGTAGAAGTGCAGGAGCTGCCCCCAGCCGGCGGCTAG
- a CDS encoding type II toxin-antitoxin system HigB family toxin: MKVHLIKRQTVEDYAAGHARSRSAFVLWLTALKYADWNTPADIQRTFGAADLLGNGSNRVVFDIGGNHYRLIARYAFGAQQVHLFVCWLGTHAEYDKLCAKNNQYTISAY; the protein is encoded by the coding sequence ATGAAAGTACACCTGATAAAGCGCCAAACTGTGGAAGACTATGCAGCTGGCCACGCCCGCAGCCGGAGCGCCTTTGTGCTATGGCTCACGGCGTTGAAATACGCCGATTGGAACACGCCCGCCGATATTCAGCGCACGTTTGGCGCGGCCGACTTGCTGGGCAATGGTAGCAACCGCGTCGTGTTCGATATTGGCGGCAACCATTACCGCTTGATTGCGCGCTACGCTTTCGGGGCGCAGCAGGTGCACTTGTTCGTGTGCTGGCTTGGCACCCACGCCGAGTACGATAAGCTTTGCGCCAAGAATAATCAATACACTATCAGCGCCTACTAG
- a CDS encoding TIR domain-containing protein: MDIFLSKAKVSNDFTAGLRECFFDNDEVVIFDLNLFHRFKRVHHLYDSIAVEKALSRPDYALVLLSSAYVKDEWLMAELNSLFTLEQNRKTQFVIPILTDDLSDDEIPRYLIDSKSDVVDVRDKTNQEGVAIVAGYISNLALNNRRVFIGHGRSQAWHGLKDLLINRFHLPYDEFGREPRAGISTQDVLMTMLNGAKFAFLVMTAEDEHGDNKLHARQNVIHEIGLFQGRLGFEKAIILLEEGCAEFSNITGLTYIPFPKGNIKAVSEDIWAVLKRERLAF, from the coding sequence ATGGACATATTTCTTAGCAAGGCAAAAGTCTCGAATGATTTTACCGCAGGCTTGCGAGAGTGTTTTTTCGATAATGATGAAGTTGTAATCTTCGACTTAAATTTATTTCATCGCTTTAAGCGAGTACATCATCTATACGACTCGATTGCAGTAGAAAAAGCACTTTCAAGGCCTGACTACGCACTTGTATTGCTATCATCAGCCTATGTAAAAGACGAGTGGTTGATGGCAGAACTCAATAGTCTATTTACGCTAGAGCAGAATCGTAAGACTCAGTTTGTTATTCCCATTCTAACAGATGATTTATCTGACGACGAGATACCTAGGTACCTTATCGATTCTAAATCGGATGTAGTAGATGTTCGCGATAAAACGAATCAAGAAGGTGTAGCTATAGTTGCAGGTTATATATCAAACTTAGCTCTCAATAACAGACGGGTTTTTATAGGTCATGGACGTTCACAAGCGTGGCACGGCCTAAAAGACTTACTCATTAACAGATTTCATCTTCCTTACGATGAATTTGGCAGAGAGCCAAGAGCGGGAATTAGCACTCAAGATGTTCTGATGACAATGCTAAACGGGGCAAAATTTGCTTTCCTAGTAATGACTGCGGAGGATGAACACGGAGACAACAAATTACACGCTCGCCAAAATGTGATTCACGAAATAGGTTTGTTCCAAGGGCGATTGGGTTTTGAAAAAGCTATTATTCTGCTTGAAGAAGGATGTGCAGAATTCAGCAATATTACTGGATTAACTTACATTCCTTTCCCAAAAGGAAATATCAAGGCTGTTTCCGAAGATATTTGGGCTGTTTTAAAAAGAGAGCGGTTAGCTTTTTAA